In one Zobellia galactanivorans genomic region, the following are encoded:
- a CDS encoding Lrp/AsnC family transcriptional regulator produces MRDKLDGVDHKILTLLSDDAQMPYTEVAKRAGISPGTVHMRTRKMKNMGVIKGATLSLDYSKMGYKMTVFLGIYLRESFLYKTVMEELAKIREVVKIHHSTGKYDIFIKVHAKDSLHYRNLYQESILTIEGIRGIESFISVEEKMSRHIDFEG; encoded by the coding sequence ATGAGAGATAAACTTGATGGAGTAGATCACAAAATATTGACCTTGTTGTCCGACGACGCACAGATGCCGTATACCGAGGTTGCCAAAAGGGCCGGGATCTCTCCGGGAACGGTTCATATGAGAACCCGAAAGATGAAGAATATGGGGGTAATCAAGGGGGCTACCCTGAGTTTGGACTATAGTAAAATGGGGTATAAAATGACGGTTTTTCTGGGGATTTACCTACGTGAGAGTTTTTTGTACAAAACGGTTATGGAAGAGCTTGCTAAAATTCGGGAGGTGGTAAAAATTCACCATAGTACGGGTAAGTACGATATATTCATTAAAGTCCATGCAAAAGATAGTCTCCACTATCGTAACCTTTACCAAGAATCTATACTTACTATAGAAGGGATAAGGGGTATAGAGTCGTTTATATCGGTGGAGGAGAAAATGAGCCGACATATAGATTTTGAAGGATAA
- a CDS encoding DUF1456 family protein, translated as MDNNDVFKKLRVALMLRDDEIVDILKLVDFNISKSELGAFFRKEDHPNYRECGDQVLRNFLNGLVIHLRGTKDNPKNPGEVLMKKPVKPLKQKRPDFKTQQQKRINKDITNVKYKNKKKS; from the coding sequence ATGGACAATAACGATGTTTTCAAAAAGCTTAGAGTAGCCCTCATGTTGCGCGATGATGAGATCGTAGACATCTTAAAACTTGTTGATTTCAACATTAGCAAGAGTGAATTGGGTGCTTTTTTCAGAAAAGAAGACCACCCCAATTACCGGGAGTGTGGGGATCAAGTTTTACGTAATTTCTTGAACGGACTAGTTATCCACTTAAGAGGAACGAAGGACAACCCAAAAAACCCTGGCGAGGTACTGATGAAGAAACCCGTAAAGCCCTTGAAACAGAAGCGCCCGGACTTCAAGACCCAACAGCAAAAACGGATAAACAAAGATATTACCAACGTAAAATACAAGAACAAAAAAAAATCCTGA
- a CDS encoding pyridoxal phosphate-dependent aminotransferase — translation MKTLDRRAWLKRGALTAAGAIAAPYLSYGAFGNEPVTIDAQGNLPYTPFFKEYLPYEVDKPVELLAKLNANENPYGPSPMAVDAMQKYAPKGNRYAWKELYTLIDKIAVLEGVEAETIMMGPGSSDLLEKTAMVFFQNGGNIVSADPSYMSLIKVAEATGATWKPIKLKDDWSHDLPAMEAAIDADTKLVYICNPNNPTGSMTDHEELIDFCSRVSEKVPIFVDEAYLGFLDDAAKKSMVSLINEGKNVMIARTFSKIQGMAGLRVGYMVAQPETLAIIQKITRGGMGISLPSVYAAMASMDDIEFSNKTRKLNSECREYVYSVLDGMGYSYVPSSTSFIIFPIEMEGKAFLEKMTAEGVGVRAFSIMDKNWCRVSMGTMEEMKLFTTALQKVLA, via the coding sequence ATGAAAACATTAGACAGAAGAGCTTGGTTGAAACGAGGAGCACTTACAGCTGCCGGGGCAATAGCTGCACCGTATTTGAGTTATGGGGCATTTGGTAACGAGCCAGTGACCATAGATGCTCAAGGCAATCTTCCATATACTCCCTTTTTTAAAGAGTATTTGCCTTATGAAGTAGACAAACCTGTTGAACTTCTTGCAAAATTAAACGCCAATGAAAACCCTTACGGACCATCTCCTATGGCAGTTGATGCTATGCAAAAATATGCACCAAAAGGTAACAGATATGCCTGGAAGGAGTTATATACACTCATAGATAAAATTGCAGTATTAGAAGGAGTTGAAGCCGAAACTATTATGATGGGGCCTGGTTCTTCTGACCTTTTAGAAAAAACTGCGATGGTATTTTTCCAAAATGGAGGAAATATTGTTTCTGCGGACCCTTCATACATGTCATTGATAAAAGTAGCTGAAGCTACAGGAGCAACATGGAAGCCCATCAAACTAAAAGATGATTGGTCTCATGATTTACCAGCTATGGAAGCTGCCATCGACGCTGACACAAAATTGGTATACATCTGTAACCCGAACAATCCAACGGGAAGTATGACAGACCACGAAGAACTTATTGATTTTTGCTCTAGGGTTTCTGAAAAAGTTCCAATTTTTGTAGATGAAGCCTATTTAGGATTTTTAGATGATGCTGCTAAAAAAAGTATGGTATCTCTAATAAACGAAGGCAAGAATGTAATGATTGCACGTACTTTCTCTAAAATTCAAGGTATGGCCGGCTTACGTGTAGGTTACATGGTTGCTCAACCAGAAACATTGGCTATCATTCAAAAAATAACAAGAGGTGGTATGGGTATTTCATTACCATCAGTTTATGCTGCAATGGCAAGTATGGATGATATTGAATTTTCAAACAAAACAAGAAAATTGAATTCTGAATGTAGGGAGTATGTTTATTCTGTATTAGACGGAATGGGTTATAGCTATGTACCATCATCTACAAGTTTTATAATCTTTCCTATTGAAATGGAAGGAAAAGCATTCTTGGAGAAAATGACCGCAGAAGGTGTTGGCGTACGCGCCTTCAGCATTATGGACAAAAATTGGTGTCGTGTGAGCATGGGTACCATGGAAGAAATGAAACTCTTCACTACGGCCCTACAAAAGGTACTGGCATAA
- a CDS encoding AEC family transporter produces MNFALQNTLELLLIIGLGFLLQKKVAKQDLKGVKVLILSIALPAVIFVALLKIKLDSSLLIFPVLALAFNLIMLAASKYILGISLSKEQSAKKRTIMMLLPSLAPGLSCFPFLAIYLGDDSLALAALADVGNKIFVLIMLYMLAMNWYHLRSAQEGKPSTSNKLKSLGLSLLKEPINLVLIVGLLLLAFGLNLDSLPLFLKNTVLSVKTLMTPLVLLFIGMAVRIKSGEFGLILSLLVRRSGITFLISGIFVLLLPTLAAPLVLLLVVFPQSACSFWPFAHMSAVSSMEENDQQTEPTFDINFAVNILACSLPFSTILVIGIFSFSEVFVSPLTLLLIGAGMTIVSFLPYAIKKVKRIKSPEISGQYGTYVGLNTNHRSSEES; encoded by the coding sequence ATGAATTTCGCCCTTCAAAACACTTTAGAACTATTACTCATAATTGGTTTGGGCTTCCTACTACAAAAAAAGGTAGCGAAACAGGATTTAAAAGGGGTTAAAGTACTCATACTCAGTATAGCCCTGCCCGCTGTGATATTCGTTGCCTTATTAAAAATAAAACTTGACAGCTCACTTTTAATATTCCCTGTACTGGCCCTGGCATTCAACTTGATCATGCTGGCCGCATCAAAATACATACTCGGCATATCATTATCAAAAGAGCAAAGTGCAAAAAAGCGCACGATAATGATGTTGCTCCCCTCATTGGCACCCGGACTATCCTGCTTTCCTTTCTTGGCCATATACCTAGGTGACGATTCTTTGGCATTGGCGGCACTGGCCGATGTGGGCAATAAAATTTTCGTACTTATTATGCTCTATATGCTCGCCATGAACTGGTACCATCTTCGTTCGGCCCAAGAAGGCAAGCCTTCTACTTCAAATAAACTAAAAAGTCTAGGCCTTTCACTGCTCAAAGAACCCATCAACCTTGTCTTGATCGTTGGGCTCCTCCTTTTGGCTTTCGGGCTAAACCTCGATTCCCTACCACTTTTTCTAAAAAATACGGTGTTAAGCGTGAAGACACTCATGACGCCTTTGGTGTTATTGTTCATCGGCATGGCCGTACGTATAAAATCCGGTGAATTCGGACTCATCCTATCGCTTTTGGTACGCCGATCGGGCATTACCTTCCTTATCTCAGGTATATTCGTATTATTGCTTCCCACCTTAGCGGCCCCTCTGGTTCTTTTGTTGGTAGTATTCCCCCAAAGTGCCTGCAGCTTTTGGCCCTTTGCCCATATGAGCGCCGTTAGCAGCATGGAAGAGAACGACCAACAGACCGAACCGACCTTCGATATCAACTTTGCCGTAAACATTTTGGCCTGTTCCCTTCCCTTCTCCACTATTTTGGTAATCGGCATATTCTCGTTTAGCGAAGTATTTGTTAGCCCGCTTACCTTATTATTGATAGGAGCTGGTATGACCATAGTCTCGTTTCTTCCATACGCCATTAAAAAAGTCAAAAGAATCAAAAGTCCCGAAATATCAGGACAATACGGCACATATGTTGGTCTTAACACCAATCACAGGTCATCGGAAGAAAGTTAA
- a CDS encoding TonB-dependent receptor, protein MKKALILSFLLLNCIYVSFGQEQTITGTVIDEEGVVLPGTDIIIKGTTKGATTNFDGEYTIDAPADAILIFSSLGYGTKEIPINGQTTLNVTLVMAAEQLLETIVIGSRGQPRTKLDTPVPVDVIDIKKDAINMPQQDLSQMLAASAPSFTAYTSGGGDLSSFVSPPSLRGLAPNQMLVLVNGKRRHTSAILSASQTGTASNAVDMKFIPSIGIDHIEILRDGASAQYGSDAIAGVINVVTKKGTGEFTGTLTVGGYPNKSPDFSDSDLTDGEKTLNRSSGDWDGFNFQFDGNYGVGFENGGFFNASALISQSERTIRPTVLEIDRAPLYSDNYLNNETTDVSGRPVITNPELIAAQANGDAAAIGSLTTVEGLMAARDIEQVDVSTYSGQPAKTLIGFGFNLENPLSETTDFYAFGDFGYQYSDAYSCFYRRAGQADRTSYDLYPNGFRPQIYTDQYNLSLSMGITGKLGDFDFDLSNSFGMNSAKYGMFNTWNASIGTSSPTEMNLGTHSFAQNTINLDFNNYYDDILSGLNVAFGGELRVENYSIVAGQEESWTAGTAGVVTATQDNQALVGPDGFPLEDLNGTPIVDGSGNAVVLPYAGVSQELVKNYALNCQCFRGFAPENESNTYRSVMAAYLDMELDVTEDFLISGAVRMENFSDFGNVMTGKVAARYSIGDNFAFRGSFSSGFRAPSLQELNYSHSYTFFIGLQPFDGTLYQNSSSAARALGVNQLQEERSRNYSLGFTTKIGKLNLTVDAYKIDIFDRIFETGEFDAGQAPVLSPIIGSGLASFRINGGDISTKGVEAVMNYNTNLGAGRLGVILSGTFRENTFEGVNLPDLNTNLTDEELADNYVNRSLIGQFETGTPSSKIIGTLNYSIGKFSAMLRGTRFGSVQTRDNIQRTLLDGSTGYADQFFTPEFTTDIGITYNFTDKISFTVGGNNIFNEYPEIIRYELRTFNLYSNYQQGSSGAYYFGRLSFTL, encoded by the coding sequence ATGAAGAAAGCTCTAATACTATCATTCCTCTTGTTAAACTGCATATATGTATCATTTGGCCAAGAGCAGACTATTACCGGTACGGTAATCGACGAAGAAGGTGTTGTACTACCCGGCACCGACATCATTATTAAAGGCACGACAAAAGGGGCCACTACAAATTTTGACGGGGAGTATACCATAGATGCCCCGGCCGATGCCATTCTTATATTCTCATCATTGGGTTACGGCACCAAGGAAATACCCATAAACGGACAGACCACATTAAACGTCACCTTGGTTATGGCAGCGGAACAACTACTTGAAACGATCGTAATCGGCTCAAGGGGACAACCCAGAACCAAGCTAGACACCCCGGTGCCAGTAGATGTCATCGACATAAAAAAAGACGCCATCAATATGCCACAGCAAGATCTTTCCCAAATGTTAGCGGCTTCGGCCCCTTCATTTACGGCATATACCAGCGGTGGAGGAGACCTTTCGTCTTTCGTTAGCCCACCAAGCCTCAGGGGATTGGCGCCTAACCAAATGTTAGTATTGGTTAACGGAAAGAGAAGGCACACCTCGGCCATCTTATCGGCATCACAGACCGGTACAGCTTCTAATGCCGTAGATATGAAATTTATACCTTCCATTGGCATTGACCATATTGAAATACTTAGGGATGGCGCTTCGGCCCAGTACGGCTCCGATGCCATTGCCGGGGTAATCAACGTAGTTACCAAAAAAGGAACCGGTGAATTTACGGGAACCCTTACCGTTGGAGGCTACCCGAACAAGTCCCCCGACTTTAGCGATTCTGACCTAACCGATGGGGAAAAAACCTTGAACAGATCCTCGGGCGATTGGGACGGATTCAACTTTCAATTCGACGGCAATTACGGTGTAGGTTTCGAAAACGGAGGCTTCTTTAACGCATCAGCTTTAATAAGCCAATCGGAACGTACCATACGCCCCACAGTTCTTGAGATAGACAGAGCCCCCCTTTACAGCGACAACTATTTGAACAATGAAACTACCGATGTTAGCGGTAGACCCGTAATAACCAACCCAGAACTTATTGCCGCCCAAGCAAACGGTGACGCCGCAGCAATTGGCTCATTAACAACTGTAGAAGGCCTCATGGCCGCAAGGGATATTGAACAGGTAGACGTCTCCACCTATTCGGGACAACCTGCAAAAACCCTCATCGGCTTTGGCTTCAACCTTGAAAATCCCTTGAGTGAAACCACGGATTTTTATGCTTTTGGAGACTTCGGCTACCAATACTCAGATGCCTACAGCTGCTTTTACAGAAGGGCCGGACAAGCAGACCGAACAAGTTACGACCTATACCCGAACGGATTTAGGCCACAGATTTACACCGACCAATACAATCTTTCCTTATCCATGGGTATCACAGGTAAACTAGGTGATTTCGATTTTGACCTGAGTAACAGTTTTGGTATGAACTCCGCCAAATACGGAATGTTCAATACCTGGAATGCCAGTATAGGAACAAGTTCCCCGACCGAAATGAACCTAGGTACGCACAGCTTCGCCCAAAACACCATCAACCTAGATTTCAATAATTATTACGATGATATTCTATCTGGGCTTAACGTGGCCTTTGGTGGGGAGTTAAGGGTAGAGAATTACTCCATAGTAGCCGGTCAAGAAGAAAGTTGGACAGCAGGCACCGCAGGCGTTGTAACAGCTACACAAGACAACCAAGCCCTCGTTGGTCCCGACGGTTTCCCCTTGGAAGACCTAAACGGAACCCCAATTGTTGACGGCTCTGGAAATGCGGTCGTACTTCCATATGCAGGGGTAAGCCAGGAATTGGTGAAAAACTACGCTTTGAACTGCCAGTGCTTCAGAGGTTTTGCTCCGGAAAACGAAAGTAACACCTACCGTTCCGTAATGGCAGCGTATTTAGATATGGAATTGGATGTTACGGAAGATTTCTTGATTTCAGGAGCCGTTCGTATGGAAAACTTTTCCGACTTCGGAAATGTAATGACCGGCAAAGTAGCTGCCCGCTATTCCATCGGCGATAATTTTGCCTTTAGAGGGTCTTTCAGTAGTGGCTTTAGGGCACCATCCCTTCAAGAATTAAACTATTCGCACAGTTATACCTTTTTCATCGGCCTACAACCATTTGATGGCACACTCTACCAAAACAGCAGTTCTGCCGCAAGAGCCTTAGGAGTAAACCAGTTACAGGAAGAACGATCAAGAAACTACAGCCTAGGCTTCACTACCAAAATCGGAAAACTGAACCTTACGGTCGATGCCTATAAAATTGACATATTCGATAGAATTTTCGAAACCGGGGAATTTGACGCAGGTCAAGCCCCCGTACTCTCCCCGATCATAGGTAGTGGTCTGGCCAGTTTTAGAATAAATGGCGGTGACATCAGCACTAAAGGGGTTGAAGCCGTAATGAACTACAACACCAATCTTGGAGCGGGACGATTAGGCGTAATACTATCGGGAACCTTTAGGGAGAACACATTCGAAGGCGTAAACCTACCTGACCTGAACACCAACCTAACCGACGAAGAATTGGCCGACAATTATGTCAACCGCAGCCTTATCGGTCAATTCGAAACCGGAACACCAAGTAGTAAAATTATTGGCACACTCAATTATTCCATTGGCAAGTTCTCGGCCATGTTAAGAGGTACACGCTTTGGCTCCGTTCAAACAAGAGACAACATCCAACGTACCTTACTTGATGGCAGCACTGGTTATGCCGACCAATTTTTTACACCTGAATTTACCACGGATATTGGTATCACTTACAACTTTACCGACAAAATCAGCTTTACCGTTGGAGGGAACAACATCTTTAACGAATATCCTGAAATCATAAGGTACGAGCTAAGAACCTTCAACCTGTATTCCAACTATCAGCAAGGATCATCAGGAGCCTACTACTTTGGGAGACTGAGCTTTACACTATAG